In Methylobacterium aquaticum, the following are encoded in one genomic region:
- the bfr gene encoding bacterioferritin, with product MKGDAKVVEYLNRGLRSELTAVSQYWLHFRMLNDWGYVELAKFWRKESIEEMNHADRFVDRILFLEGFPNLQELDPLRIGQNVQEIIECDLAAENEARSLYLEAAKYCDSINDRVSKQLFEALAADEEGHIDFLETQLELIRQVGLPLYCQRHIGGLETIQPEAM from the coding sequence ATGAAGGGTGACGCCAAGGTCGTCGAGTACCTCAACCGCGGCCTGCGCAGCGAGTTGACCGCGGTGAGCCAGTACTGGCTCCACTTCCGCATGCTGAACGACTGGGGTTACGTCGAGCTCGCCAAGTTCTGGCGCAAGGAATCGATCGAGGAGATGAACCACGCCGATCGCTTCGTCGATCGGATCCTGTTCCTCGAGGGCTTCCCGAACCTGCAGGAACTCGACCCGCTGCGGATCGGCCAGAACGTCCAGGAAATCATCGAGTGCGACCTCGCCGCCGAGAACGAGGCCCGCAGCCTCTATCTCGAAGCCGCGAAGTACTGCGACTCGATCAACGACCGGGTGTCGAAGCAGCTCTTCGAGGCGCTGGCCGCCGACGAGGAAGGCCATATCGACTTCCTGGAGACGCAGCTCGAGCTGATCCGCCAGGTCGGCCTGCCGCTCTACTGCCAGCGCCACATCGGCGGCCTGGAGACGATCCAGCCCGAGGCCATGTGA
- the ilvD gene encoding dihydroxy-acid dehydratase, translated as MPAYRSRTTTHGRNMAGARGLWRATGMTDADFGKPIIAVVNSFTQFVPGHVHLKDLGQLVAREIEAAGGVAKEFNTIAVDDGIAMGHDGMLYSLPSRDLIADSVEYMVNAHCADAMVCISNCDKITPGMLMAALRLNIPVVFVSGGPMEAGKVNLSTGIKKVDLVDAMIAAADDRVTDEDVQVIERSACPTCGSCSGMFTANSMNCLTEALGLSLPGNGSVLATHADRKRLFVEAGHLIVDLAKRHYEQDDFSVLPRAIASMTAFENAMTLDIAMGGSTNTVLHLLAAAYEGEVPFTMADIDRLSRRVPVLCKVAPAVANVHMEDVHRAGGIMAILGELDRAGLIDTNVGNVGSGTLKEALARWDVARTTSESVREFYRAAPGGIPTQVAFSQASRWDELDLDREGGVVRDAAHAYSQDGGLAVLYGNLAEDGCIVKTAGVDASILSFSGPAHVFESQDAAVEGILGGKVKAGEVVLIRYEGPRGGPGMQEMLYPTSYLKSKGLGKACALVTDGRFSGGSSGLSIGHVSPEAAEGGLIGLVEQGDRIEIDIPNRRIHLAVSSDEIERRRAAQVAKGWQPAAPRKRKVSAALRAFASMTTSAAHGAVRKI; from the coding sequence ATGCCCGCCTATCGCTCCCGCACCACCACCCATGGCCGCAACATGGCCGGCGCCCGCGGCCTGTGGCGCGCCACCGGCATGACCGACGCCGATTTCGGCAAGCCGATCATCGCGGTGGTGAACTCGTTCACGCAGTTCGTGCCCGGCCACGTCCACCTCAAGGACCTCGGCCAGCTCGTGGCGCGGGAGATCGAGGCGGCGGGCGGCGTCGCCAAGGAGTTCAACACCATCGCGGTCGATGACGGCATCGCGATGGGCCATGACGGCATGCTCTACTCGCTGCCGTCCCGCGACCTGATCGCCGATTCGGTCGAGTACATGGTCAACGCGCATTGCGCCGACGCCATGGTGTGCATCTCGAACTGCGACAAGATCACCCCCGGCATGCTGATGGCGGCGCTGCGCCTCAACATCCCGGTGGTCTTCGTCTCCGGCGGGCCGATGGAGGCCGGCAAGGTCAACCTCTCGACCGGGATCAAGAAGGTCGACCTCGTCGACGCGATGATCGCCGCCGCCGACGACCGCGTCACCGACGAGGACGTGCAGGTGATCGAGCGCTCGGCCTGCCCGACCTGCGGCTCGTGCTCGGGCATGTTCACCGCCAACTCGATGAACTGCCTCACCGAGGCGCTCGGCCTGTCGCTGCCCGGCAACGGCTCGGTGCTGGCGACGCATGCCGACCGCAAGCGCCTGTTCGTCGAGGCCGGCCACCTCATCGTCGACCTCGCCAAGCGCCATTACGAGCAGGACGATTTTTCGGTTCTGCCGCGCGCCATCGCCTCGATGACGGCGTTCGAGAACGCCATGACCCTCGACATCGCCATGGGCGGCTCGACCAACACGGTGCTGCACCTGCTCGCCGCGGCCTACGAGGGCGAGGTGCCGTTCACCATGGCCGATATCGACCGGCTGTCGCGCCGGGTGCCGGTCCTGTGCAAGGTCGCGCCGGCCGTCGCCAACGTCCACATGGAGGACGTGCATCGCGCAGGCGGTATCATGGCGATCCTCGGCGAACTCGACCGGGCCGGCCTGATCGACACGAATGTCGGCAATGTCGGCTCCGGCACCCTCAAGGAGGCGCTGGCGCGCTGGGACGTCGCCCGCACCACCAGCGAGAGCGTGCGCGAGTTCTACCGCGCGGCCCCCGGCGGCATCCCGACCCAGGTCGCCTTCAGCCAGGCCTCGCGCTGGGACGAGCTCGACCTCGACCGCGAGGGCGGGGTGGTGCGCGATGCCGCCCACGCCTATTCGCAGGATGGCGGCCTCGCGGTGCTGTACGGCAACCTGGCGGAGGACGGCTGCATCGTGAAGACCGCCGGTGTGGACGCCAGCATCCTCAGCTTCTCCGGCCCGGCCCACGTCTTCGAGAGCCAGGACGCGGCGGTCGAAGGCATCCTGGGCGGCAAGGTCAAGGCCGGCGAGGTGGTGCTGATCCGCTACGAAGGCCCCCGCGGCGGCCCCGGCATGCAGGAGATGCTGTATCCGACGAGCTACCTGAAGTCGAAGGGCCTCGGCAAAGCCTGCGCGCTCGTCACCGACGGGCGCTTCTCGGGCGGCTCCTCGGGGCTGTCGATCGGCCACGTCTCGCCGGAAGCGGCGGAAGGCGGGTTGATCGGCCTCGTCGAGCAGGGCGACCGGATCGAGATCGACATCCCGAACCGGCGCATCCACCTCGCGGTCTCCTCTGACGAGATCGAACGCCGCCGCGCCGCGCAAGTCGCGAAGGGCTGGCAGCCCGCCGCGCCGCGCAAGCGCAAGGTGAGCGCCGCGCTCCGGGCCTTCGCCAGCATGACCACCAGCGCCGCGCACGGGGCCGTGCGGAAGATCTGA
- a CDS encoding sensor histidine kinase → MLQPPLRVFLALGFGAAGLVATLVLALVASRVASDRLEARIEAELGDLAVTMAGRLDRGLFERWRDMVILAENDTIRDPAVPAERKRRVLWRAQETYSDYAIIGLIGADGRVAVTSTGALEGIDVAHREYFVRGRSGPFVGDVHDAALLASLRPDGDPADPPRVLDIAAPVRDDAGRLVGVVSGHLDWTWARAAEAALHESAAGQRDVTPLVLARDGTVLLGPEALRRTDLPADLPSVAAARAGRSGTVAETWPDGKRYLTGYRPSRGYRDFPGLGWTVLVRQDAGTAFAAVAELRRQILLWGLVVATVAAGIGWFAAGLLARPLRRLAIAAAALGRGEPVAVPASAVREAQAISLALTAAADALRRQEEERRAADARQDLLIHELNHRVKNTLATVQSMARQTARSAASLADFTGSFEARLLAMSQTHNVLTANHWEGAGLRGILSAELEPYAGGRPDRIRLDGPPVSLTPAMALPLGMAIHELATNAAKYGALSVEMGQVAVEWEVAWQAGAGTLSLRWRESGGPAVVPPARTGFGTRLIRTSLERELAGAVRLDYAASGLACRIAVPLAARTQAA, encoded by the coding sequence GTGCTCCAGCCGCCGCTCCGCGTCTTCCTGGCCCTCGGCTTCGGGGCCGCGGGCCTGGTGGCGACCCTGGTGCTCGCCCTGGTGGCGTCCCGTGTCGCGAGCGATCGTCTCGAGGCGCGCATCGAGGCCGAACTCGGCGACCTCGCCGTCACCATGGCCGGCCGGCTCGACCGCGGCCTGTTCGAGCGCTGGCGCGACATGGTGATCCTGGCCGAGAACGACACGATTCGCGATCCTGCGGTGCCGGCGGAGCGCAAGCGCCGGGTGCTGTGGCGGGCGCAGGAGACCTATTCCGACTACGCCATCATCGGGCTGATCGGCGCCGACGGCCGGGTCGCGGTGACCAGCACCGGCGCGCTCGAGGGGATCGACGTCGCGCATCGGGAGTACTTCGTCAGGGGCCGCAGCGGCCCCTTCGTGGGCGACGTGCACGACGCCGCGCTGCTCGCCAGCCTGAGACCGGACGGCGATCCCGCCGACCCGCCGCGGGTGCTCGACATCGCCGCTCCCGTACGGGACGATGCCGGCCGCCTCGTCGGGGTGGTCTCGGGCCATCTCGACTGGACCTGGGCCCGGGCGGCCGAGGCGGCCCTGCACGAATCCGCCGCCGGCCAGCGCGACGTCACCCCCCTGGTGCTCGCCCGGGACGGCACGGTGCTGCTCGGCCCCGAAGCTCTGCGCCGCACCGACCTGCCGGCGGACCTGCCGAGCGTCGCCGCCGCCCGGGCCGGCCGCTCCGGTACCGTGGCCGAGACCTGGCCCGACGGGAAGCGCTACCTCACCGGCTACCGGCCGAGCCGGGGCTACCGCGATTTCCCGGGCCTCGGCTGGACCGTGCTGGTGCGCCAGGACGCCGGCACCGCCTTCGCGGCGGTGGCGGAGCTCCGGCGCCAGATCCTGCTCTGGGGCCTCGTCGTCGCCACGGTGGCGGCGGGCATCGGCTGGTTCGCCGCCGGCCTGCTCGCCCGGCCCCTGCGCCGCCTCGCCATCGCCGCCGCGGCGCTCGGCCGGGGCGAGCCGGTCGCGGTGCCGGCCTCCGCCGTGCGCGAGGCGCAGGCGATCAGCCTCGCCCTCACCGCCGCCGCCGACGCCCTGCGGCGGCAGGAGGAGGAGCGCCGGGCGGCGGATGCCCGCCAGGACCTGCTGATCCACGAGCTGAACCACCGGGTGAAGAACACGCTCGCCACCGTCCAGTCGATGGCGCGCCAGACCGCCCGCAGCGCCGCCAGCCTCGCCGACTTCACCGGCAGCTTCGAGGCCCGGCTCCTGGCGATGTCCCAGACCCACAACGTGCTCACCGCCAACCACTGGGAGGGGGCGGGCCTGCGCGGGATCCTGTCGGCGGAGCTGGAGCCCTATGCCGGCGGGCGCCCCGACCGCATCCGCCTCGACGGGCCGCCGGTCTCCCTCACCCCGGCGATGGCCCTGCCCCTCGGGATGGCGATCCACGAACTCGCCACCAACGCGGCGAAGTACGGCGCGCTCTCGGTCGAGATGGGCCAGGTGGCGGTGGAGTGGGAGGTGGCGTGGCAGGCCGGCGCCGGAACCCTCTCCCTGCGCTGGCGCGAGAGCGGCGGTCCCGCAGTGGTGCCGCCGGCCCGGACCGGATTCGGCACCCGGCTGATCCGCACCAGCCTGGAGCGTGAGCTCGCCGGCGCGGTCCGGCTCGACTACGCGGCGTCGGGCCTCGCCTGCCGGATCGCGGTGCCGCTCGCGGCCCGGACGCAGGCCGCGTGA
- a CDS encoding PAS domain-containing protein: MTSDDASGQREPAGGGAARLPDEAAIPDLQAPDLLTPNLLPPDLTDTARLACAVCASAFALVHMPDAALVGLLPPGLSPQDAAALARLAGADPVIVQDLARDGRTADLSAVTDPPALRFHAGIALPGPDGQSLGTLCVLDPEARPEGLTLRQAEGLATLARQAAREIGLARALAEARADRDDLRSITEAAPALIAALDHDEVCRFANGNFSRWFGLDPSETVGRPLRAIVGEAAYAARQPLLARAFSGETVSFEAPHPGGDGRHALVRYVPHREPGGAIVDLHLLGVDITAEKEARAALADSALKFRAIAESMPQMVWSTLPDGYHDYYNPRWYEFTGMPDGSTDGEGWNAIFHPAEQPEAWRRWRHSLATGEPYEIEYRLRRHDGIYRWVLGRAMPIRDPRTGAIERWFGTCTDIDDQVRARETLARNREVLEAQVAERTAALAEANARLTAEMEERARIEEALRQSQKMEAVGQLTGGIAHDFNNLLTGIVGSLDLMQTRINEGRTQNLSRYAGLAMASAQRAAALTHRLLAFARRQPLEARAVDANRLVSSMDELLRRTLGERVQLEVVVAGGLWLTLCDPNQLENAILNLAINARDAMPDGGRLTIETANAHLDDAYVASEIGVRAGQYVCLCVSDTGSGMPADVIARAFDPFFTTKAMGEGTGLGLSMIYGFVKQSDGHVRIYSEVGAGTTVKLYLPRHRGRIADEPAPERDLPVPRAEHGETVLVVEDDATVRALIGETLTDLGYRVIEAPDGRTGLRLLESPGRIDLVVTDVGLPGLNGRRMIDEALAARPDLRVLFITGYAENAAFGNGHLAPGMRMITKPFAIDAFAAKVRAMIEPAQERRREG, encoded by the coding sequence ATGACCAGCGACGACGCGAGCGGACAGAGGGAACCGGCCGGAGGGGGCGCCGCGAGGCTCCCGGACGAGGCTGCGATCCCGGATCTCCAGGCACCGGATCTCTTGACACCGAACCTGCTGCCGCCGGATCTCACCGACACCGCCCGCCTCGCCTGTGCGGTCTGCGCGAGCGCCTTCGCGCTGGTCCACATGCCGGATGCCGCCCTGGTCGGGCTGCTGCCGCCCGGGTTGTCCCCGCAGGATGCCGCGGCACTCGCGCGCCTCGCCGGCGCCGACCCCGTGATCGTTCAGGACCTGGCGCGGGACGGACGCACCGCCGACCTGTCCGCCGTGACCGACCCGCCGGCCCTGCGCTTCCATGCCGGCATCGCCCTGCCGGGCCCGGACGGACAGTCCCTCGGCACCCTCTGCGTGCTCGATCCCGAGGCACGGCCGGAGGGGCTGACGTTGCGGCAGGCCGAGGGACTCGCCACCCTAGCCCGGCAGGCGGCGCGGGAGATCGGCCTCGCCCGGGCGCTCGCCGAAGCCCGGGCCGATCGCGACGACCTGCGCAGCATCACCGAGGCCGCTCCCGCGCTGATCGCCGCCCTCGACCACGACGAGGTCTGCCGCTTCGCCAACGGCAACTTTTCGCGATGGTTCGGCCTCGATCCGTCCGAGACCGTCGGGCGCCCGCTGCGGGCGATCGTGGGCGAGGCGGCCTACGCCGCGCGGCAGCCGCTGCTCGCCCGAGCCTTCTCCGGTGAGACCGTCTCGTTCGAGGCGCCCCATCCCGGTGGCGACGGACGCCACGCGCTCGTGCGCTACGTCCCCCATCGCGAGCCCGGCGGCGCGATCGTCGACCTGCACCTGCTCGGCGTCGACATCACCGCCGAGAAGGAGGCGCGGGCGGCGCTGGCCGACAGCGCCCTGAAGTTCCGGGCCATCGCCGAATCGATGCCCCAGATGGTGTGGTCGACCCTGCCGGACGGCTACCACGACTATTACAACCCGCGCTGGTACGAGTTCACCGGCATGCCCGATGGCTCGACCGACGGCGAGGGCTGGAACGCGATTTTCCACCCCGCCGAGCAGCCGGAGGCCTGGCGGCGCTGGCGCCACTCGCTCGCCACCGGCGAGCCCTACGAGATCGAGTACCGCCTGCGCCGGCACGACGGGATCTATCGCTGGGTGCTCGGCCGGGCGATGCCGATCCGTGATCCCCGCACCGGCGCGATCGAGCGCTGGTTCGGCACCTGCACCGACATCGACGATCAGGTCCGGGCCCGCGAGACCCTGGCGCGGAACCGCGAGGTGCTGGAAGCGCAGGTGGCCGAGCGCACGGCGGCGCTCGCCGAGGCCAATGCGCGCCTGACCGCCGAGATGGAGGAGCGGGCCCGGATCGAGGAGGCGTTGCGCCAGTCGCAGAAGATGGAGGCGGTGGGCCAGCTCACCGGCGGCATCGCCCACGACTTCAACAACCTGCTCACCGGCATCGTCGGCTCCCTCGACCTGATGCAGACCCGCATCAACGAGGGCCGGACGCAGAACCTGAGCCGCTATGCCGGCCTCGCCATGGCCTCGGCCCAGCGCGCCGCCGCGCTCACCCACCGGCTCCTGGCCTTCGCCCGGCGCCAGCCGCTCGAGGCGCGGGCGGTGGACGCCAACCGGCTGGTCAGCTCGATGGACGAATTGCTGCGCCGGACGCTCGGCGAGCGGGTGCAGCTCGAGGTGGTGGTGGCCGGCGGCCTGTGGCTGACCCTCTGCGACCCCAACCAGCTCGAGAACGCGATCCTCAACCTCGCCATCAACGCCCGCGACGCGATGCCCGACGGCGGGCGGCTCACGATCGAGACCGCCAACGCCCATCTCGACGACGCCTACGTCGCGAGCGAGATCGGGGTCCGGGCGGGGCAATATGTCTGCCTGTGCGTCAGCGATACCGGGTCCGGCATGCCGGCGGACGTGATCGCCCGGGCCTTCGACCCGTTCTTCACCACGAAGGCCATGGGCGAGGGGACGGGCCTCGGGCTCTCGATGATCTACGGCTTCGTCAAGCAGTCGGACGGGCACGTGCGGATCTATTCCGAGGTCGGCGCCGGCACGACGGTCAAGCTCTACCTGCCGCGGCACCGCGGGCGGATCGCCGACGAGCCCGCGCCCGAGCGGGACCTGCCGGTGCCGCGGGCCGAGCACGGCGAGACGGTGCTGGTGGTGGAGGACGATGCCACCGTCCGGGCGCTGATCGGCGAGACCCTGACCGATCTCGGCTACCGGGTGATCGAGGCGCCCGACGGGCGGACGGGGCTGCGCCTCCTCGAATCTCCCGGGCGGATCGACCTCGTCGTCACCGATGTCGGCCTGCCGGGCCTCAACGGCCGCCGGATGATCGACGAGGCCCTGGCGGCGCGGCCGGACCTGCGGGTGCTGTTCATCACCGGCTACGCCGAGAATGCCGCCTTCGGCAACGGCCACCTCGCGCCCGGCATGCGGATGATCACCAAGCCCTTCGCCATCGACGCCTTCGCCGCCAAGGTCCGGGCGATGATCGAGCCGGCGCAGGAGCGACGGCGCGAGGGCTGA
- a CDS encoding winged helix-turn-helix domain-containing protein: protein MGIVRLTPSEARRVALAAQGFHAARPATAGPRHLAATIDRLGLHQIDSVNVLVRAHYLPAFSRLGAYDTALLDRRAWGPKRDRRLFEYWAHECSLLPLSLHPLLRWRMARADRGEAGYRAMRTFATERRPEAMALLARLRDEGPLSASDIQTGRAGWWAWSEPKRMLEWLFYAGHVTTATRRRSFERVYDLTERVIPPDILSLPDVPEAEAQAQLVALSARALGLATASELRDYFRLDAPDAAAAIARLVEEGLLLPAEVPGWPPAYLHRDATIPRRVSARALLAPFDPLVWERARTERLFGFRYRIEIYTPAAQRQYGYYVLPFLFGEELVGRVDLKADRAGGRLIVHAVHWEPGVVEEAREALGVELGVLAGWLELAMTN from the coding sequence ATGGGGATCGTGCGGCTGACGCCTTCCGAAGCCCGCCGGGTCGCCCTCGCGGCGCAAGGGTTTCACGCCGCACGCCCTGCCACCGCCGGTCCCCGGCATCTCGCCGCCACGATCGACCGGCTCGGCCTGCACCAGATCGACAGCGTCAACGTCCTGGTGCGGGCGCATTACCTGCCGGCCTTCTCGCGGCTCGGCGCCTACGACACCGCCCTCCTCGACCGCCGCGCCTGGGGGCCTAAGCGCGACCGTCGGCTGTTCGAGTACTGGGCGCATGAATGCTCGCTGCTGCCGCTCTCCCTCCACCCGCTCCTGCGCTGGCGCATGGCCCGGGCCGATCGGGGCGAGGCCGGCTACCGGGCGATGCGGACCTTCGCCACCGAGCGCCGGCCCGAGGCGATGGCGTTGCTCGCGCGGCTTCGCGACGAGGGCCCGCTCTCGGCGTCCGACATCCAGACCGGCCGCGCCGGCTGGTGGGCATGGAGCGAGCCCAAGCGCATGCTCGAATGGCTGTTCTACGCCGGCCACGTCACCACTGCGACGCGGCGGCGCAGCTTCGAGCGGGTCTACGACCTCACCGAGCGGGTGATCCCGCCGGACATTTTGTCTCTGCCCGACGTGCCGGAGGCGGAGGCGCAGGCCCAGCTGGTCGCCCTCTCCGCCCGGGCGCTCGGCCTCGCCACGGCGTCAGAACTCCGCGACTATTTCCGCCTCGATGCCCCGGATGCCGCCGCGGCCATCGCCCGGCTGGTGGAGGAGGGCCTCCTGCTCCCGGCCGAGGTGCCCGGCTGGCCCCCCGCCTACCTCCACCGCGACGCCACGATCCCCCGCCGCGTCTCGGCCCGAGCCTTGCTCGCCCCCTTCGACCCCCTGGTCTGGGAGCGCGCCCGCACCGAGCGCCTGTTCGGTTTTCGCTATCGCATCGAGATCTACACCCCGGCGGCGCAGCGGCAGTACGGGTATTACGTGCTGCCGTTCCTGTTCGGGGAGGAGCTGGTGGGGCGGGTGGATCTGAAGGCGGATCGGGCGGGGGGACGGCTCATCGTCCACGCGGTGCATTGGGAGCCGGGGGTGGTGGAGGAGGCGCGGGAGGCGTTGGGGGTGGAGTTGGGGGTTTTGGCGGGGTGGTTGGAGTTGGCAATGACAAACTGA
- a CDS encoding (2Fe-2S)-binding protein — protein sequence MIVCSCNVLSDGQVRACLNPGPGCPRTPAQVYACLGCSPKCGRCARTIRGILDRALSEAHAACTTTCGAACTLKELKEEAA from the coding sequence ATGATCGTCTGTTCCTGCAACGTGCTCTCCGACGGCCAGGTGCGCGCCTGCCTCAATCCCGGTCCGGGCTGTCCACGCACGCCCGCCCAGGTCTATGCCTGCCTCGGCTGCAGCCCGAAATGCGGCCGTTGCGCTCGCACGATCCGAGGCATCCTTGATCGTGCGCTGTCCGAGGCGCATGCCGCCTGCACCACCACCTGCGGGGCGGCCTGCACGCTGAAGGAATTGAAGGAAGAGGCCGCCTGA